One Campylobacter massiliensis DNA window includes the following coding sequences:
- the hemA gene encoding glutamyl-tRNA reductase yields the protein MHYASVSFTHKNTDISVREKLSFSNIERKNEILRLISSSQNINECMVLSTCNRVEIIASVKTVEGASKHIIACMSLICGIPFEELQSRADVYEDNGAVHHLFAVASSLDSLVIGETQIAGQLKEAYKFARANGKCGAKLGRAMEFAFKCAAEVRNKTEISKNPISVSSVAVAKAKEIFGTLNGMVAVIVGAGEMAELAAKHLIASGARTIIISRNKERAKNLALTLGDNNEYDSLSNVAQYINKYQIIFSATAAPHPVLIDAMVEPKEFKRYFFDIAVPRDIAITESENIKIYAVDDLQEIVNKNLALREEQAQIAYGIVGRNTAAFFQMLRELAVTPLIKGIREQAKECAERELAKALKKGYLKHSDKEEAYRLIHQVFRAFLHAPTINLKNLAGTAGSEAQLRAVGKIFDVAEQTPQEENNEFEWENE from the coding sequence ATGCATTACGCAAGCGTGAGCTTTACGCACAAAAATACCGATATATCCGTGCGCGAAAAGCTCTCTTTTTCTAACATCGAGCGCAAAAACGAAATTTTACGCCTCATTAGCTCCAGCCAAAACATCAACGAGTGCATGGTGCTAAGCACCTGCAACCGCGTCGAGATCATCGCTAGCGTAAAGACGGTCGAAGGCGCTAGCAAGCACATCATTGCCTGCATGTCGCTCATCTGCGGCATCCCTTTTGAGGAGTTGCAAAGCAGAGCCGACGTCTACGAGGATAACGGCGCCGTGCACCATCTCTTTGCCGTTGCTAGCTCGCTAGATAGCCTAGTCATCGGCGAAACGCAGATCGCGGGACAGCTAAAAGAGGCATATAAATTTGCACGCGCTAACGGCAAATGCGGCGCAAAACTAGGGCGGGCGATGGAGTTTGCCTTTAAGTGTGCGGCGGAGGTGCGAAACAAAACCGAAATCTCCAAAAATCCGATCTCCGTTTCAAGCGTCGCGGTGGCGAAGGCAAAGGAAATTTTCGGTACGCTAAACGGCATGGTCGCCGTGATAGTGGGAGCGGGCGAGATGGCGGAGTTAGCCGCAAAACACCTAATCGCAAGCGGCGCGCGAACGATAATCATCAGCCGAAACAAAGAGCGCGCTAAAAATTTAGCCCTAACGCTGGGGGATAATAACGAGTACGACTCGCTTTCAAACGTAGCGCAGTACATAAATAAATATCAAATAATATTTTCCGCGACCGCCGCGCCGCATCCGGTTTTGATCGACGCGATGGTGGAGCCAAAGGAGTTTAAGCGTTACTTTTTTGATATAGCCGTGCCGCGCGATATCGCGATCACTGAGAGCGAAAATATCAAAATTTATGCCGTGGATGACCTGCAAGAGATCGTAAATAAAAACCTCGCCCTGCGAGAGGAACAAGCTCAGATCGCATACGGTATCGTCGGGCGAAATACGGCGGCGTTTTTCCAAATGCTGCGCGAGCTAGCCGTCACGCCGCTAATCAAAGGCATCAGAGAACAGGCCAAAGAGTGCGCCGAGAGAGAGCTAGCAAAAGCCCTAAAAAAGGGCTATCTAAAACATAGCGACAAAGAGGAGGCGTATCGCCTCATACATCAGGTTTTTAGGGCGTTTTTGCACGCACCGACGATAAATTTGAAAAACCTCGCGGGCACTGCGGGAAGCGAAGCGCAGCTAAGAGCCGTCGGGAAAATCTTTGACGTCGCGGAGCAAACGCCGCAAGAAGAAAATAACGAATTTGAATGGGAGAACGAATGA
- a CDS encoding proline--tRNA ligase, which translates to MKFSKLYAPTAKEAPKDATLASHKFLLRAGYAEQVGSGLYNFLPLGKRVLENIKNIVKEELDEAGAQEISMSFVTSADLWRESGRFDVYGKELLRFKDRKENDFVLSPTNEESVVALVRGKVTSYKQLPLNLYQINTKFRDEARPRFGLLRGREFLMKDGYSFHANAEDLDREFDLMEKTYSKIFTRLGLNFRAVRADSGAIGGSGSKEFMVLANSGEDDIIVCENCDYAANIEAATRAKRTTQAERPEADAAKFLTPDAKTIKDVAEFFRVDEFYCIKAVIKKAIFIDAKGEKSEKIVVFFVRGEDELQEVKAQNACAALELADATEAEIAAAGLVGGFCGPVGLKGVEFYIDKELEGESQMICGANERDYHFVGVSVSSFNAERFKDLTAVKAGDKCPCCGGNLSVSKGIEVGHIFKLGTKYSEPMGATFLDENGKAKPFIMGCYGIGVSRLVAVAVEASHDEKGIIWNETLTPFKFEIIVSNLKDEEGVKFAQGLYEDLRDAGFSVLLDDRNERFGVKMSEFELMGFPYAVIVGKGLAEGTVELVTRGGLVKETVKASEILARLKSL; encoded by the coding sequence ATGAAATTTAGCAAACTTTACGCGCCGACGGCAAAAGAAGCACCCAAAGACGCAACTCTGGCGAGTCATAAATTTTTGCTCCGAGCGGGCTACGCCGAGCAGGTAGGTAGCGGACTTTATAACTTTTTGCCGCTTGGCAAACGAGTGCTTGAAAATATAAAAAATATCGTCAAAGAGGAGCTTGACGAAGCAGGCGCGCAGGAGATCTCGATGAGCTTCGTCACGTCTGCGGATCTTTGGCGCGAGAGCGGACGCTTTGACGTCTATGGCAAGGAGCTTTTGCGCTTTAAGGACCGCAAAGAAAACGACTTCGTTTTAAGCCCGACAAACGAAGAGAGCGTGGTCGCGCTCGTGCGAGGTAAGGTAACGTCCTACAAGCAACTGCCGCTAAATTTGTATCAGATAAATACTAAATTTAGAGACGAAGCAAGGCCGAGATTCGGGCTGCTTAGAGGGCGCGAGTTTTTGATGAAGGACGGATATAGCTTCCACGCAAATGCCGAGGATCTGGACCGCGAATTTGACCTGATGGAAAAAACTTATAGCAAAATTTTTACTCGCCTCGGGTTAAATTTCCGCGCGGTTAGAGCCGATAGCGGCGCGATAGGCGGTAGCGGAAGCAAGGAATTTATGGTGTTAGCAAATAGCGGCGAGGACGATATCATCGTCTGCGAAAACTGCGACTACGCAGCAAACATAGAAGCCGCAACCCGCGCAAAACGAACGACGCAGGCCGAAAGGCCCGAGGCCGATGCGGCTAAATTTTTAACGCCCGATGCCAAAACCATCAAGGACGTGGCGGAGTTTTTTAGAGTCGACGAGTTTTACTGCATAAAAGCGGTGATAAAAAAGGCGATTTTTATTGACGCCAAAGGCGAAAAAAGCGAGAAAATCGTGGTATTTTTCGTACGCGGCGAGGACGAACTACAAGAGGTCAAGGCTCAAAACGCGTGCGCAGCGCTGGAGCTAGCGGACGCAACCGAGGCCGAGATCGCGGCGGCGGGGTTAGTGGGCGGATTTTGCGGGCCGGTCGGGCTAAAGGGCGTGGAGTTTTACATCGACAAAGAGCTTGAAGGCGAGTCGCAGATGATCTGCGGCGCAAACGAGCGGGATTATCACTTCGTAGGCGTTAGCGTTAGCAGCTTTAACGCGGAGCGCTTCAAAGACCTAACCGCCGTAAAAGCGGGCGATAAATGCCCTTGCTGCGGCGGAAATTTAAGCGTTAGCAAAGGTATCGAGGTCGGACATATATTTAAGCTAGGCACCAAGTACTCAGAGCCGATGGGTGCGACGTTTTTGGACGAAAACGGCAAGGCAAAACCGTTCATCATGGGGTGCTACGGCATCGGCGTTAGCCGCCTGGTCGCCGTCGCCGTCGAGGCTAGCCACGACGAAAAAGGCATAATCTGGAACGAAACCCTGACTCCGTTTAAATTTGAAATCATCGTCTCAAATTTAAAGGACGAAGAGGGCGTTAAATTTGCGCAGGGGCTTTACGAGGACTTGCGCGACGCGGGCTTTTCGGTGCTACTTGACGATAGAAACGAGCGCTTTGGCGTAAAAATGAGCGAATTTGAGCTGATGGGATTTCCTTATGCCGTGATCGTGGGCAAGGGGCTAGCAGAAGGAACGGTAGAGCTCGTTACGCGGGGTGGGCTGGTTAAAGAAACCGTCAAAGCGAGCGAAATTTTAGCACGCCTAAAGAGCCTATGA
- a CDS encoding FxsA family protein → MIKHFFTPYVVLEIAAAYFFIHAYGFLNLVLEVIASAILGLFFMFRVGFFQLTSNIAFFKPADVFSSVGMAIGGFFMFIPGLITDVLGAAIVAVAFFAILKNGGERKSGSEYYYEKFESGQSKPRDDGEIIDVEVVEEKRQIWKN, encoded by the coding sequence ATGATAAAGCATTTTTTTACGCCCTACGTCGTTTTGGAGATCGCGGCGGCGTATTTTTTTATCCACGCGTACGGATTTTTAAATTTGGTCCTAGAGGTCATCGCATCGGCTATTTTGGGGCTATTTTTTATGTTTCGCGTCGGATTTTTTCAGCTCACGAGCAACATCGCGTTTTTTAAGCCCGCAGACGTCTTTAGTAGCGTAGGTATGGCGATCGGGGGCTTTTTTATGTTTATCCCGGGGCTTATCACCGACGTTTTGGGTGCGGCAATCGTAGCGGTCGCGTTTTTTGCAATTTTAAAAAACGGCGGCGAACGCAAGAGCGGGAGCGAATATTATTACGAAAAATTTGAAAGCGGACAGAGCAAACCGCGCGATGACGGCGAGATCATCGACGTCGAAGTCGTAGAAGAAAAGAGGCAAATATGGAAAAACTAA
- the hemC gene encoding hydroxymethylbilane synthase has protein sequence MEKLKIATRKSVLAMWQSEHIRDKILSRYPELAVELTGMKTKGDVILDTPLAKIGGKGLFTKELEDSMLSGETHIAVHSLKDVPVVFPEGLVLAAICSREDVRDAMLSEKYAKFEDLPEGARVGTTSLRRKMQLLAMRPDLEIISLRGNVQTRLRKLKEGEFDAIILAMAGVNRLNLRSEVAHIAPFELDQMVPAMGQGALGIEARGDAEILNLIEFLKDEKAVIETTVERDFVAMLEGGCQVPIGVNANLNGDKIEIRAVVGLPDGSESIRENIVAQKSEWKSVGAELGRIFIGKGAKELLKRAEEMA, from the coding sequence ATGGAAAAACTAAAAATCGCAACGAGAAAAAGCGTGCTGGCTATGTGGCAAAGCGAGCATATCAGGGATAAAATTTTATCGCGCTACCCGGAGCTTGCAGTCGAGCTAACGGGCATGAAAACCAAAGGCGACGTAATACTCGATACGCCGCTGGCTAAAATCGGCGGCAAGGGGCTTTTTACAAAAGAGCTGGAAGATAGCATGCTAAGCGGCGAAACGCACATCGCCGTACATAGTCTAAAAGACGTGCCCGTCGTATTTCCGGAGGGGCTAGTGCTAGCCGCGATCTGCTCGCGCGAGGACGTGAGAGATGCGATGCTAAGCGAAAAATACGCTAAATTTGAGGATCTGCCAGAGGGCGCGCGCGTAGGCACGACGAGCCTGCGCCGCAAAATGCAGCTTTTAGCGATGCGTCCCGATCTTGAGATAATCTCGCTGCGAGGCAACGTCCAAACTCGCCTGCGCAAGCTAAAAGAGGGCGAATTTGACGCGATCATCCTAGCGATGGCGGGCGTAAACCGCTTAAATTTACGCTCCGAAGTCGCGCATATCGCGCCGTTTGAGCTAGATCAGATGGTGCCTGCGATGGGGCAGGGCGCGCTTGGTATCGAGGCTAGAGGGGACGCTGAAATTTTAAATTTGATAGAGTTTTTGAAAGACGAAAAAGCCGTGATAGAGACGACCGTGGAGCGCGATTTCGTCGCGATGCTAGAGGGCGGCTGCCAGGTGCCTATCGGCGTAAATGCAAATTTAAACGGCGACAAGATCGAGATACGTGCGGTCGTGGGACTACCAGACGGTAGCGAGAGTATACGTGAAAATATCGTCGCGCAAAAAAGCGAATGGAAAAGCGTGGGCGCCGAGCTTGGTCGGATATTTATCGGCAAGGGCGCAAAAGAGCTGCTAAAACGCGCCGAGGAGATGGCATAG
- a CDS encoding Imm10 family immunity protein, protein MFELKFKAKAVTATKNSKDNYYMIGLADDKYNYKNYIIFQRPIKLKKDDDENADINGLYAECNGDVCYNACKCVTITDKTIVFEVKDSVISANIEGVRLSERFMKYCKEIFGELLKLSVSK, encoded by the coding sequence GTGTTTGAGCTAAAATTTAAAGCAAAAGCCGTAACCGCTACTAAAAATAGCAAAGACAACTACTATATGATCGGTCTTGCAGACGACAAATATAACTACAAAAACTACATAATCTTTCAAAGACCGATCAAACTCAAAAAAGATGACGACGAAAATGCCGATATAAACGGCCTATACGCGGAGTGCAACGGCGACGTTTGCTATAATGCTTGCAAATGCGTAACCATCACCGATAAAACCATAGTTTTTGAAGTGAAGGATAGCGTCATCAGCGCCAATATAGAAGGCGTGAGGCTAAGTGAACGCTTTATGAAATACTGCAAAGAGATATTTGGCGAGCTGTTAAAGCTTAGCGTATCAAAATAA
- a CDS encoding ester cyclase produces the protein MQWAMQDMVADERCVAVYWLCTGTHEHDFAGVVATGRKFSARVMNFYYFNDAGKITNDVAAEGMIAILRAIGACDK, from the coding sequence GTGCAGTGGGCGATGCAAGACATGGTGGCGGATGAGCGCTGCGTTGCGGTGTATTGGCTCTGCACGGGTACGCATGAGCATGACTTTGCGGGCGTTGTGGCGACTGGGCGTAAATTTAGTGCTAGGGTGATGAACTTTTACTATTTTAACGACGCTGGCAAGATCACGAACGACGTGGCGGCCGAGGGGATGATCGCCATCTTGCGAGCTATCGGCGCATGCGATAAGTAA
- a CDS encoding menaquinone biosynthesis decarboxylase — translation MDYIKLLKDNGLLRVIDEPADIDLEIAHASYIEVKRENSQALLFTNPICKKTGRKFAPVLANIYGSKRALELIFGREPDEIASEIERLLKPKKPKSFGEKLNFAAYLFEMRKIFTKRLKGEGECQQVKFMGDDVDLFSLPALKTWPLDGGAFITMGQVYTQSSDGELQNVGMYRLQIYDKNRLGMHWQIHKDGANFFNEYKRAGKKMPVSVAIGGDPLYIWCGQAPLPKGVFELLLYGFIRKEPARLVKSLTNEIYVPHDADYVIEGFVDTDKFELEGPFGDHTGFYTPIEPFPVMEVTAITSKREPVFHATVVGKPPLEDKYMGWATERIFLPLLRTTVPELLDYNMPENGVFHNLILVKINALYPAHAKQAMHAFWGVGQMSFVKHAVFVGEDAPDLSDYDALTEHILNRFGKNALLISEGVCDQLDHASPNSCFGGKLGIDATQDFSTPAPALLDDAALLAKFKEIEPNLTQLVQFKINTKTPICVVKFDKNRLVKEVFEELLKFKEHFKLLVFVGPENRLENPYMLLWRVTNNIDALRDIYVREGAICIDATAKGEAEGYTRGWPLQTDCDRYVVADLVKRGIVKDEPELFSKFEIFG, via the coding sequence ATGGACTACATCAAGCTTCTAAAAGATAACGGCCTACTGCGCGTCATCGACGAGCCCGCGGATATCGATCTAGAGATCGCGCACGCGAGCTACATCGAGGTCAAGCGCGAAAACTCGCAGGCGCTGCTTTTTACAAATCCTATCTGCAAAAAAACCGGGCGCAAATTTGCTCCCGTGCTAGCCAACATCTATGGCTCAAAGCGCGCTTTAGAGCTTATTTTCGGACGCGAGCCAGACGAGATCGCAAGCGAGATCGAGCGGCTTTTAAAACCAAAAAAGCCTAAAAGCTTTGGCGAAAAGCTAAATTTTGCCGCGTATTTGTTTGAAATGAGAAAAATTTTCACGAAAAGATTAAAAGGCGAGGGCGAGTGTCAGCAGGTCAAATTCATGGGCGATGACGTCGATCTGTTCTCGCTTCCCGCGCTAAAAACATGGCCGCTTGACGGCGGCGCCTTTATCACGATGGGGCAGGTCTATACGCAAAGCTCTGACGGCGAACTGCAAAATGTCGGCATGTACCGATTGCAAATTTACGATAAAAATCGCCTCGGCATGCACTGGCAGATCCACAAAGACGGCGCAAATTTCTTTAACGAATACAAGCGCGCGGGCAAAAAAATGCCAGTTTCGGTAGCAATCGGCGGCGATCCGCTATATATCTGGTGCGGTCAGGCGCCGCTACCAAAGGGCGTATTTGAGCTGCTGCTTTACGGCTTTATCCGCAAAGAGCCCGCCCGCCTAGTAAAGTCGCTGACGAATGAAATTTACGTCCCGCACGACGCGGACTACGTGATCGAGGGTTTTGTGGATACGGATAAATTTGAGCTTGAGGGGCCGTTTGGCGATCACACGGGCTTTTATACGCCGATCGAGCCGTTTCCGGTGATGGAGGTCACGGCGATCACGAGCAAGCGTGAGCCTGTATTTCACGCGACCGTAGTCGGCAAGCCGCCGCTTGAGGATAAGTATATGGGCTGGGCGACGGAGCGCATTTTCCTGCCGCTTTTGCGTACGACGGTGCCGGAGCTTCTAGACTACAACATGCCTGAAAATGGCGTCTTTCACAACCTGATTTTAGTTAAAATCAACGCCCTTTATCCGGCGCATGCCAAGCAGGCGATGCACGCGTTTTGGGGCGTAGGGCAGATGAGCTTTGTAAAGCACGCGGTTTTCGTCGGCGAGGATGCGCCTGATTTGAGCGATTATGACGCGCTTACGGAGCATATTTTAAACCGTTTTGGCAAAAATGCTCTGCTAATCAGCGAGGGCGTGTGTGATCAGCTAGATCACGCCAGCCCAAACTCGTGCTTCGGCGGTAAGCTTGGAATCGACGCTACGCAGGATTTTTCGACACCTGCGCCTGCGCTTTTGGACGACGCCGCGCTGTTAGCCAAATTTAAAGAAATAGAGCCAAATTTAACACAGCTTGTGCAGTTTAAGATAAATACCAAAACGCCGATTTGCGTCGTCAAATTTGATAAAAACCGCCTCGTAAAAGAGGTTTTTGAAGAGCTTTTGAAATTTAAAGAGCACTTTAAACTACTTGTTTTCGTCGGTCCCGAAAACCGCCTAGAAAATCCGTATATGCTGCTTTGGCGAGTGACGAATAACATCGACGCTCTGCGTGATATCTACGTGCGTGAGGGCGCGATCTGCATAGATGCCACCGCAAAAGGCGAGGCCGAGGGCTATACGCGCGGCTGGCCACTGCAAACCGACTGCGACCGCTACGTCGTGGCTGATCTCGTTAAGCGCGGCATAGTAAAAGACGAACCGGAGCTATTTAGTAAATTTGAGATTTTTGGATAG
- a CDS encoding thiamine-phosphate kinase encodes MDKERLIIDKFSNSFIGDDGAVVAHERGRWVYSKDLFFEGTHFLAGWLSMDEIARKAMLVNLSDAVAMNAEPKFALLGLGLPKNTSAAQISALRRGFADVCDEYGVTIIGGDTIGSDKILLSVTVISRLCGKAVLRSGAKKGDLVAFTGELGGSLKGLRALLNGGRVASNSRFKRPVLKDKFFYAAASKINAAMDVSDGLGADLAKLCAQSRCGVKFSKRLSKRELNSGEEYEILFTFSPKNRAKILSLARKTRTKITIFAKITKGKFKSNARNHHF; translated from the coding sequence ATGGATAAAGAACGCCTAATAATCGATAAATTTAGCAACTCCTTCATCGGCGACGACGGCGCTGTAGTGGCGCATGAGCGCGGCCGCTGGGTGTATAGCAAGGACCTTTTTTTCGAGGGGACGCACTTCCTGGCAGGCTGGCTTAGCATGGACGAGATCGCGCGCAAGGCGATGCTCGTAAACCTCTCCGACGCCGTCGCGATGAACGCCGAGCCTAAATTTGCGCTTTTGGGGCTTGGGTTGCCCAAAAACACGAGCGCGGCGCAGATCTCGGCGCTACGCAGGGGATTTGCCGACGTTTGCGACGAGTACGGCGTGACTATCATCGGCGGCGACACGATCGGTAGCGATAAAATTTTACTTAGCGTTACCGTTATCTCGCGGCTTTGCGGTAAGGCGGTTTTACGAAGCGGAGCGAAAAAGGGCGATCTAGTCGCTTTTACGGGCGAGCTTGGAGGTAGTCTAAAAGGGCTTAGGGCGCTTTTAAACGGCGGACGAGTCGCGTCAAATTCGCGCTTTAAAAGGCCTGTTTTAAAAGATAAATTTTTCTACGCCGCGGCGAGCAAGATAAACGCCGCCATGGACGTTTCAGACGGGCTTGGCGCAGATCTAGCCAAGCTTTGTGCGCAGAGTCGGTGCGGGGTAAAATTTAGCAAGCGGCTAAGCAAGCGCGAGCTAAATAGCGGCGAAGAATACGAGATTTTATTTACGTTTAGTCCGAAAAACCGCGCCAAAATCTTAAGCCTAGCTCGCAAAACCCGCACGAAAATCACAATTTTTGCCAAAATCACGAAAGGAAAATTTAAAAGCAATGCAAGAAACCACCATTTTTAA
- the truD gene encoding tRNA pseudouridine(13) synthase TruD — translation MQETTIFKPLYALTHAPINAYFSKNSDDFVVREIPLYAFSGQGEHLIIEICKKDMTTQEALHALSEISGVKMRDFGYAGLKDKQGMTTQFISMPRKFEAMLANFSHEKMKILSLAAHDNKLRIGHLKGNSFFIRLKKVMPSEAAKLEQAARNIDEAGYPNYFGYQRFGKYGDNAQSGLELLKSGTVNGKKSKNPKLNDFLISAYQSDLFNRWLSKRVEISRFVQDFSLCELAQIYPYLDGAILKNLKSQKRFFKLIEGEVLGHYPHGKCFLCEDLDTEGARFDARDITSCGLIAGAKAYEAQGAAKVVEDQIFAQANEYKAKMTGSRRFAWCYLEDTSYKYNEEKAHFTINFTLQKGSYATVVLEEILHKNIFE, via the coding sequence ATGCAAGAAACCACCATTTTTAAGCCTCTCTACGCGCTCACTCACGCGCCCATTAACGCGTATTTTAGTAAAAACTCAGACGATTTCGTGGTGCGCGAGATCCCGCTTTACGCATTTAGCGGGCAGGGCGAGCACCTGATAATCGAAATTTGTAAAAAAGACATGACGACGCAGGAGGCCTTGCATGCGCTAAGCGAAATAAGCGGCGTAAAGATGCGGGATTTTGGCTACGCGGGACTAAAAGACAAGCAGGGCATGACGACGCAGTTTATCTCGATGCCGCGTAAATTTGAGGCTATGTTGGCAAATTTTAGCCACGAAAAGATGAAAATTTTAAGCCTCGCCGCGCATGATAATAAGCTTCGCATCGGGCACCTAAAAGGCAACAGCTTTTTTATCCGCCTAAAAAAAGTGATGCCTAGCGAAGCGGCAAAGCTGGAACAAGCCGCGCGAAATATTGACGAGGCGGGGTACCCAAACTACTTTGGCTATCAGCGTTTCGGCAAATACGGCGACAACGCGCAAAGCGGACTGGAGCTGCTAAAATCAGGCACCGTAAACGGTAAAAAGAGTAAAAATCCAAAGCTAAACGACTTTTTGATCTCGGCATATCAAAGCGATCTTTTTAACCGCTGGCTTAGCAAACGCGTGGAGATTTCGAGGTTTGTGCAGGATTTTAGCCTCTGCGAGCTAGCTCAAATTTACCCGTACCTTGACGGCGCGATTTTGAAAAATTTAAAATCGCAAAAAAGATTTTTTAAGCTGATAGAGGGCGAAGTTTTGGGTCACTATCCGCACGGCAAGTGCTTTTTGTGCGAGGATTTGGATACGGAGGGCGCGCGCTTTGACGCGAGAGATATCACTAGCTGCGGGCTGATCGCAGGTGCGAAGGCGTACGAGGCGCAGGGCGCGGCAAAGGTAGTAGAGGATCAAATTTTCGCGCAGGCAAATGAATATAAAGCTAAAATGACGGGATCTAGGCGCTTTGCGTGGTGTTATTTGGAGGATACGAGCTATAAATACAACGAGGAAAAGGCGCACTTTACGATAAATTTCACGCTGCAAAAAGGCAGCTACGCGACTGTTGTGCTAGAAGAAATCTTGCACAAAAATATCTTTGAGTAA
- a CDS encoding plasmid recombination protein, translated as MDNNAKSSFNIDFTKSGSFWHNFRRGFLAKDIRPDLSFQNEYTCSFEEARRLAKQMKIDADIAYLRRRGQKPRYDPEKIYWSAEVNAREWHTVEDLKRAAAVIEKEMGYRLIYGCLHKDEGHLNDAGKWVMNCHFHLEFISLDENGISQHRKTFNPSLMSKIQTKIAAVLGMERGQSKEITGREHLTPRQYKQAVKLQEPLKQELKLAKADLADAKKTIKELEKALKEANLAARADLQEQGASRGDYAALEAENRKLKDDLAELKKMPDLDNLEDFSKIFKEKIERLRRHPKLDDEVEKVVSGSLRSTLLGDFKKEDVLAYIADAVATKQAAINTIKEAQVTLKEVAVKKEISVKAQLMAVRENKTLGGFLGAVGRSDADVAVLRREKAELVDTVDQLQKQNKALQKTLKATSEIVVQKDAQIAELQKNQEGLKLANDSFCLGQASMLAELVSSGKLCIEPKGQSLLAGLNDYMGGGYSTDYFAGIKSGLLSYTLRVNQPENGLKL; from the coding sequence ATGGATAATAATGCTAAAAGTAGTTTTAATATTGATTTTACCAAGAGTGGTTCATTTTGGCACAACTTCCGCAGAGGTTTTCTTGCTAAGGATATCCGCCCCGATCTCTCATTTCAGAACGAGTATACCTGCTCTTTTGAGGAAGCTCGCCGCCTTGCGAAACAAATGAAAATAGACGCGGATATTGCATATCTTAGACGTCGCGGTCAAAAACCAAGATACGACCCGGAAAAAATATATTGGTCGGCCGAGGTGAATGCCCGGGAATGGCACACCGTCGAGGACTTAAAGCGTGCGGCTGCCGTTATCGAAAAAGAAATGGGCTATCGCTTGATTTATGGCTGCTTGCATAAAGACGAAGGGCATTTGAATGACGCGGGTAAGTGGGTCATGAACTGCCATTTTCACTTAGAATTTATTTCGCTCGATGAAAACGGAATCTCGCAGCATAGGAAAACTTTTAATCCCTCGCTAATGTCAAAAATCCAAACAAAAATTGCTGCCGTGCTTGGAATGGAACGCGGGCAATCCAAAGAAATTACGGGGCGGGAACATCTCACGCCGCGCCAATATAAGCAAGCCGTGAAACTGCAAGAGCCGCTGAAGCAAGAGCTGAAGCTCGCGAAGGCTGATTTAGCCGACGCTAAAAAAACCATAAAGGAGCTTGAAAAAGCGCTCAAGGAAGCAAACCTTGCTGCCCGTGCCGACTTGCAGGAACAAGGGGCTAGTCGTGGGGATTATGCTGCACTCGAGGCCGAAAATCGCAAACTCAAAGACGACCTTGCCGAACTGAAAAAAATGCCCGATCTTGACAACCTTGAGGATTTTTCTAAAATCTTTAAAGAGAAAATCGAACGGCTGCGTCGCCATCCTAAACTAGATGACGAAGTGGAAAAGGTTGTTAGCGGTAGCTTGAGATCTACTCTCTTAGGCGATTTTAAAAAAGAGGATGTTTTGGCTTATATCGCTGACGCGGTTGCGACTAAGCAAGCGGCTATTAACACGATCAAGGAAGCCCAAGTAACTTTAAAAGAGGTTGCCGTTAAAAAAGAAATCAGCGTGAAAGCTCAATTAATGGCCGTTCGCGAAAATAAAACCTTGGGCGGTTTTCTGGGCGCCGTCGGTCGATCTGACGCTGACGTCGCTGTGCTGAGGCGGGAAAAAGCGGAGTTAGTCGATACGGTGGATCAGTTACAGAAACAAAATAAAGCCCTTCAAAAGACCTTAAAGGCTACCTCCGAAATTGTCGTGCAAAAAGACGCTCAGATTGCCGAACTGCAAAAGAATCAAGAGGGTTTAAAACTTGCTAACGATAGCTTTTGTCTCGGTCAAGCCTCTATGCTTGCTGAACTCGTATCGTCGGGGAAACTCTGCATTGAGCCAAAAGGTCAATCTTTGCTTGCCGGCTTAAATGACTATATGGGCGGCGGATATTCTACTGACTATTTTGCGGGCATAAAAAGCGGATTGTTAAGCTATACCTTACGGGTAAATCAGCCTGAAAACGGGTTAAAACTTTAA